One stretch of Streptomyces agglomeratus DNA includes these proteins:
- a CDS encoding glycosyltransferase family 4 protein encodes MPQHVPPTLHDAKPQETHPPLPHTGSPHPRRIVFLSRRDLGNPAAGGSELLVDRLADGLTALGHQVTLLCGGPAAYRDYRVVSAGGDLGHFIKARHAFARQVGDCDLLVEVCNGLPYLTPLWHRGPTLCLVNHVHTELWGMRYPGPAAGLGRRLEHWALSAAQRENLLVAVSASTAGALGALGVDPARIRVVHNGVEQPAERTPRSPEPLFLAMGRLVEYKRIDLLLRLWERVRPVTGGKLVIIGDGPERHRLEAFAGPDVIFKGHVSETEKHQLLCAAHLLLHPSAVEGWGLVVTEAATRGTPAIGFDVPGLRDSIADGVTGVLARGESSFAAAWCTLALSTERREAMGRAAAARAAHYRWSSTVRQFRAVAAEAALSHRRR; translated from the coding sequence ATGCCCCAGCACGTGCCCCCCACCCTGCACGATGCGAAACCCCAAGAGACCCACCCACCACTTCCCCACACCGGTTCCCCGCACCCCCGCAGAATCGTCTTCCTCTCCCGCCGCGACCTCGGCAATCCGGCCGCCGGCGGCTCCGAACTCCTCGTCGACCGCCTCGCGGACGGCCTGACGGCCCTCGGCCACCAGGTGACCCTGCTGTGCGGAGGCCCGGCGGCGTACCGCGACTACCGGGTCGTCTCCGCGGGCGGCGACCTCGGGCACTTCATCAAGGCGCGCCACGCCTTCGCCCGGCAGGTCGGCGACTGCGACCTGCTGGTCGAGGTCTGCAACGGCCTGCCCTACCTGACCCCGCTCTGGCACCGCGGCCCCACCCTGTGCCTGGTCAACCATGTGCACACGGAGCTGTGGGGCATGCGCTATCCGGGCCCGGCCGCCGGCCTCGGACGCCGCCTGGAGCACTGGGCGCTGTCCGCGGCGCAACGCGAGAACCTGCTGGTCGCCGTCTCGGCCTCCACAGCCGGGGCACTCGGCGCGCTGGGAGTGGACCCCGCCCGCATCCGGGTCGTGCACAACGGCGTCGAACAGCCGGCGGAGCGCACACCGCGTTCGCCCGAACCGCTCTTCCTGGCGATGGGCCGGCTGGTCGAGTACAAGCGCATCGACCTCCTCCTGCGCCTGTGGGAGAGGGTCAGACCGGTCACCGGCGGCAAACTGGTGATCATCGGCGACGGCCCGGAACGCCACCGTCTGGAGGCTTTCGCCGGCCCTGACGTGATCTTCAAGGGTCATGTCTCCGAGACCGAGAAACACCAACTCCTGTGCGCTGCGCACCTCTTACTGCATCCCTCCGCCGTGGAGGGCTGGGGCCTGGTGGTCACCGAGGCGGCCACCCGGGGCACCCCCGCGATCGGGTTCGACGTACCGGGGCTGCGGGACTCCATAGCCGACGGGGTGACGGGCGTACTGGCGCGCGGCGAGAGTTCGTTCGCCGCCGCCTGGTGCACGCTCGCCCTGAGCACCGAGCGCCGCGAGGCGATGGGCCGCGCGGCCGCCGCGCGGGCCGCGCACTACCGGTGGAGCAGTACGGTGCGCCAGTTCCGGGCGGTGGCGGCGGAGGCGGCCCTCTCCCACCGGCGGAGGTGA
- a CDS encoding class I SAM-dependent methyltransferase encodes MKDPSLRRSVTLFRAFLNEQTDPDACYSLLARDAADQLERYGPLAGRTVVDIGGGSGHFTEEFRRRGAHSYLFEPDVRELGVRRTRGTVLADGYLLPLADGAADISFSSNVLEHVEDPGTFLSELIRVTAPGGLIYVSFTNWYSPWGGHEWAPWHYLGAERGRRRYERRTGRSAKHTVGENLFPIHIGTTLRQVRTRADVELVTARARYWPFLPAVVPKIPLLREFATWNLLLILRRCP; translated from the coding sequence GTGAAGGACCCCTCCCTCCGCAGGTCCGTCACCCTCTTCCGGGCCTTCCTGAACGAGCAGACCGATCCCGACGCCTGCTACTCGCTGCTGGCCCGTGACGCCGCCGACCAGCTGGAGCGGTACGGCCCGCTGGCCGGCCGGACCGTCGTCGACATCGGCGGCGGCAGCGGCCACTTCACCGAGGAGTTCCGCCGGCGAGGGGCACACAGCTACCTGTTCGAACCGGACGTACGGGAACTCGGCGTCCGCAGGACCCGGGGCACCGTACTGGCCGACGGCTATCTGCTGCCCCTCGCGGACGGAGCGGCGGACATCAGCTTCTCCTCCAACGTCCTTGAGCACGTCGAGGACCCGGGGACCTTCCTGAGCGAGCTGATCCGCGTGACCGCGCCCGGCGGCCTGATCTATGTCTCGTTCACCAACTGGTATTCCCCCTGGGGCGGCCACGAGTGGGCGCCCTGGCACTACCTGGGCGCCGAACGGGGCCGCCGCCGCTACGAGCGCCGCACCGGCCGCAGTGCCAAGCACACCGTCGGCGAGAACCTCTTCCCGATCCACATCGGCACCACCCTGCGCCAGGTGCGTACGCGCGCCGACGTCGAGCTGGTGACCGCCCGGGCCCGCTACTGGCCGTTCCTCCCCGCTGTCGTACCGAAGATCCCCCTGCTGCGCGAGTTCGCCACCTGGAATCTCCTCCTCATCCTCCGGCGGTGTCCATGA
- the aceB gene encoding malate synthase A produces MSAPAPSPLAIVDAEPLPRQEEVLTDAALAFVAELHRLFTPRRDELLARRAERRAEIARTSTLDFLPDTAQVREGDWKVAPAPAALNDRRVEITGPTDRKMTINALNSGAKVWLADFEDASAPTWENVVLGQRNLIDAYTRKIDFTDPGSGKTYALKPAEELATVVMRPRGWHLDERHLRFDGRAVPGALVDFGLYFFHNAKRLIELGKGPYFYLPKTESHLEARLWNDIFVFAQDYVGIPQGTVRATVLIETITAAYEMEEILYELRDHAAGLNAGRWDYLFSIVKNFRDGGAKFVLPDRNAVTMTAPFMRAYTELLVRTCHKRGAHAIGGMAAFIPSRKDAEVNKVAFEKVKADKDREAADGFDGSWVAHPDLVPIAMASFDAVLGEKPNQKDRLREDVSVAPGDLIAIDSLDAVPTYEGLVSAVQVGIRYIEAWLRGLGAVAIFNLMEDAATAEISRSQIWQWINAGVVFENGRKATPELTREIAAGELAAIRAEIGEEAFAAGRWQQAHDLLLTVSLDEDYADFLTLPAYEQLRG; encoded by the coding sequence ATGTCCGCACCAGCGCCGTCCCCGCTGGCCATCGTCGATGCCGAGCCCCTGCCGAGGCAGGAAGAGGTCCTGACCGACGCGGCTCTCGCCTTCGTGGCCGAGCTGCACCGGCTGTTCACGCCCCGCCGTGACGAGCTGCTCGCCCGCCGCGCCGAGCGCCGCGCCGAGATCGCCCGCACGTCCACGCTCGACTTCCTCCCGGACACCGCACAGGTCCGTGAGGGCGACTGGAAGGTCGCGCCGGCCCCGGCCGCGCTCAACGACCGCCGCGTGGAGATCACCGGTCCGACCGACCGCAAGATGACCATCAACGCCCTCAACTCGGGCGCCAAGGTCTGGCTCGCCGACTTCGAGGACGCGTCCGCCCCCACCTGGGAGAACGTCGTCCTCGGCCAGCGCAACCTGATCGACGCGTACACGCGCAAGATCGACTTCACCGACCCCGGGTCCGGCAAGACGTACGCCCTCAAGCCGGCCGAGGAGCTGGCGACCGTCGTCATGCGGCCGCGCGGCTGGCACCTCGACGAGCGCCACCTGCGGTTCGACGGCCGTGCGGTGCCCGGCGCCCTCGTCGACTTCGGCCTGTACTTCTTCCACAACGCCAAGCGGCTCATCGAGCTCGGCAAGGGCCCGTACTTTTACCTGCCGAAGACCGAGTCGCACCTCGAAGCGCGGCTGTGGAACGACATCTTCGTCTTCGCGCAGGACTACGTCGGCATCCCGCAGGGCACCGTCCGCGCGACCGTCCTGATCGAGACGATCACGGCGGCGTACGAGATGGAGGAGATCCTCTACGAGCTGCGCGACCACGCGGCGGGCCTCAACGCGGGCCGCTGGGACTACCTCTTCTCCATCGTCAAGAACTTCCGTGACGGCGGGGCGAAGTTCGTCCTGCCGGACCGCAACGCGGTCACCATGACGGCCCCGTTCATGCGGGCGTACACCGAGCTGCTCGTCCGTACGTGCCACAAGCGCGGCGCGCACGCGATCGGCGGCATGGCGGCCTTCATCCCGTCCCGCAAGGACGCCGAGGTCAACAAGGTCGCCTTCGAGAAGGTCAAGGCGGACAAGGACCGCGAGGCCGCCGACGGCTTCGACGGCTCCTGGGTCGCGCACCCGGACCTGGTGCCGATCGCGATGGCGTCCTTCGACGCGGTCCTGGGCGAGAAGCCGAACCAGAAGGACCGGCTGCGCGAGGACGTCTCGGTGGCTCCCGGCGACCTGATCGCCATCGACTCGCTGGACGCGGTCCCGACGTACGAGGGCCTCGTCTCGGCCGTCCAGGTCGGCATCCGCTACATCGAGGCGTGGCTGCGGGGCCTGGGCGCCGTCGCCATCTTCAACCTGATGGAGGACGCCGCCACGGCGGAGATCTCCCGCTCGCAGATCTGGCAGTGGATCAACGCGGGCGTCGTCTTCGAGAACGGCCGCAAGGCGACCCCGGAACTGACCCGCGAGATCGCCGCCGGCGAACTGGCCGCGATCCGCGCGGAGATCGGCGAGGAGGCGTTCGCCGCCGGCCGGTGGCAGCAGGCGCACGACCTGCTGCTCACCGTCTCGCTCGACGAGGACTACGCGGACTTCCTCACGCTGCCCGCGTACGAGCAGCTGCGCGGCTGA
- a CDS encoding helix-turn-helix domain-containing protein: MGDCSAWEDVPRLQVRQFTDRAMREVPSLAQEILDCICREHPKLPLLVDESGELIALVGIRRALEDFVQHLVLAKGRPHVHLEVFQDFGRGEGQHGRSLDSLQAMYRLGVRLAWRRLAEIGQQVRIPPPAMYELAESGFAFLDGLVDQTIRGYAEAAARQAGERLRLQRKLTQALVAEYGEPDGPARTRSLAEHAARIGWPLPERVAVGVLLRPARECVAPAVGQGVLLDMESEQPLIIVPDPGLAGRPELLRRSMKGWSGAIGPAVALTEAAKSLRWAAAAVRLMERGLLPSGRLLHTAEYTEALVLLPPEELIGDLTRRCLAPLDGCGPTQGRRLAETLLAWLETRGGAPEVAARLGVHPQTVRYRMRQIRELWGDEVDDPDRRFELELVLRAQRLRGELSEPIR; encoded by the coding sequence ATGGGCGACTGTTCGGCGTGGGAGGACGTGCCACGCCTCCAGGTACGGCAGTTCACCGACCGGGCCATGCGCGAAGTGCCCTCGCTCGCCCAGGAGATCCTCGACTGCATCTGCCGCGAACACCCCAAGCTGCCCCTGCTGGTCGACGAATCGGGTGAGCTGATCGCCCTCGTCGGCATCCGGCGCGCCCTGGAGGACTTCGTGCAGCACCTGGTGCTGGCGAAGGGGCGCCCGCACGTCCATCTCGAAGTCTTCCAGGACTTCGGGCGCGGCGAGGGCCAGCACGGCCGCTCCCTCGACTCCCTCCAGGCCATGTACCGGCTCGGCGTCCGGCTCGCCTGGCGGCGGCTGGCCGAGATCGGGCAGCAGGTACGCATCCCGCCGCCCGCCATGTACGAACTCGCCGAGTCCGGATTCGCCTTCCTGGACGGGCTGGTGGACCAGACGATACGGGGGTACGCCGAGGCCGCCGCGCGGCAGGCGGGCGAGCGGCTCCGGCTCCAGCGCAAGCTCACGCAGGCACTGGTCGCCGAGTACGGCGAGCCCGACGGCCCCGCCCGCACCCGCTCGCTCGCCGAACACGCCGCCCGGATCGGCTGGCCGCTGCCCGAGCGGGTCGCCGTGGGGGTGCTGCTGCGGCCGGCGCGGGAGTGCGTCGCACCGGCCGTGGGGCAGGGCGTACTCCTCGACATGGAGAGCGAGCAGCCGCTGATTATCGTGCCCGATCCGGGGCTGGCGGGACGGCCGGAGCTGCTGCGCCGGTCGATGAAGGGCTGGTCGGGGGCGATCGGACCCGCGGTGGCGCTGACGGAGGCCGCGAAGTCGCTGCGCTGGGCGGCCGCCGCCGTGCGGCTCATGGAGCGGGGGCTGCTGCCGTCCGGGCGGCTGCTGCACACCGCCGAGTACACCGAGGCGCTGGTCCTGCTGCCGCCCGAGGAGCTGATCGGCGACCTGACGCGCCGCTGCCTCGCCCCGCTCGACGGCTGCGGCCCCACCCAGGGGCGGCGGCTCGCGGAGACGCTGCTGGCGTGGCTGGAGACCCGGGGCGGGGCGCCGGAGGTGGCGGCCAGGCTCGGCGTACATCCGCAGACCGTGCGCTACCGGATGCGGCAGATCCGGGAGCTGTGGGGCGACGAGGTGGACGACCCCGACCGCCGCTTCGAGCTCGAACTGGTGCTGCGGGCCCAGCGATTACGGGGCGAGCTGAGCGAGCCGATCCGGTGA
- a CDS encoding DUF3068 domain-containing protein, which yields MRRTASPLSLALLGAGVFLLVLAPMLAWYVEPRAKRTPVDVDVTTVFTGTGSYFDTTEIRTVTSKRLTITRQVRGDVADSEKSGRAIWDVSTSVDTDATLPAADTHDSLQWTLERWVTDRRTNEPVHCCGEKPAFDGEAYLKFPFDVQKRSYRWWDNTLGSTVRLRFAGVRRIQGYEGYRFTGSVEPTRTGTRLVPGRLVGLPKRGQVLAEEWYANHGIELVVDRRTGRIVNAAIGPRKTLRAPGGKRDKVVLLDSRRLEFTPPTQRAQVELASGDSDRLELVGETLPVGGGAAGALLAAAGAVLVVRGREPRATTPVVAM from the coding sequence ATGCGTCGCACCGCTTCCCCCCTGTCGCTGGCCCTGCTGGGCGCCGGCGTCTTCCTGCTGGTCCTCGCCCCGATGCTGGCCTGGTACGTCGAGCCGCGCGCGAAACGCACGCCGGTCGACGTGGACGTCACCACGGTCTTCACCGGCACCGGCAGCTACTTCGACACCACCGAGATCAGGACCGTCACCAGCAAGAGACTCACGATCACCCGCCAGGTGCGGGGCGACGTGGCCGACAGCGAGAAGAGCGGCAGGGCGATCTGGGACGTCTCGACCTCCGTCGACACCGACGCCACCCTCCCCGCCGCCGACACCCACGACTCGCTCCAGTGGACGCTGGAGCGCTGGGTGACCGACCGGCGCACCAACGAGCCCGTGCACTGCTGCGGCGAGAAGCCGGCCTTCGACGGGGAGGCGTACCTCAAGTTCCCCTTCGACGTGCAGAAGCGCTCGTACCGCTGGTGGGACAACACCCTCGGCTCGACCGTCCGCCTCCGCTTCGCCGGTGTGCGACGGATCCAGGGGTACGAGGGCTACCGCTTCACGGGCTCCGTCGAACCCACCAGGACCGGCACCCGGCTGGTTCCGGGGCGGCTCGTCGGGCTGCCGAAGCGCGGTCAGGTGCTCGCGGAGGAGTGGTACGCCAACCACGGCATCGAGCTGGTCGTCGACCGGCGCACGGGCCGCATCGTGAACGCCGCGATCGGCCCGCGCAAGACGCTGCGCGCACCCGGCGGGAAGCGGGACAAGGTGGTCCTGCTGGACAGCCGCCGGCTGGAGTTCACACCGCCCACGCAGCGCGCCCAGGTCGAGCTGGCGTCCGGCGACAGCGATCGCCTGGAACTGGTGGGAGAGACGCTGCCGGTGGGCGGCGGCGCGGCGGGAGCACTCCTGGCGGCGGCGGGAGCGGTGCTCGTCGTACGGGGGCGCGAACCGCGCGCGACCACACCCGTCGTCGCGATGTGA